A genomic region of Podarcis raffonei isolate rPodRaf1 chromosome 13, rPodRaf1.pri, whole genome shotgun sequence contains the following coding sequences:
- the LOC128399437 gene encoding olfactory receptor 6N2-like, with translation MMQVEAINGTSVSEFELDGFFNLGDYGILLFAIFLVTYLLILSANALILSLISATPRLHVPMYFFIAVLATLEVFYTTITMPRVLVDLLRSKKSISFRSCLLQIYFFHSVGISEACLLAVMAYDRYLAICAPLNYMTKMTPQLCIQLVLGCCVCGFACPLPEIVLTSRLPFCGPSHIDHIFCDFPQVISLACTDILTSIMLDFALHTIAILALIFLILLSYMKILKVIVKISSSEGRQKAFSTCASHLIVVFTFFGTTGFMYMHLTWMGSGRYDKIVAVIYAFFIPLFNPIIYSLRNKEIRDVIRKTVGFPCASNI, from the coding sequence ATGATGCAGGTCGAAGCTATCAATGGCACTTCAGTGTCTGAGTTTGAGCTTGATGGGTTCTTCAACTTGGGCGACTACGGCATACTCCTCTTTGCCATCTTCTTGGTGACCTACCTGCTCATCCTCAGTGCCAATGCTCTTATCTTAAGCCTCATCTCTGCCACTCCTCGTCTTCACGTCCCCATGTATTTCTTCATTGCTGTGTTGGCCACCTTGGAGGTGTTCTATACTACCATTACCATGCCCAGGGTGCTGGTGGACCTTCTGAGGAGCAAGAAGTCCATTTCCTTCAGGAGCTGCCTTCTGCAAATCTATTTCTTCCACAGTGTGGGTATCTCAGAGGCCTGCTTGCTTGCAGTGATGGCTTACGACCGGTACTTAGCCATCTGTGCCCCGTTAAACTATATGACCAAGATGACACCCCAACTTTGCATTCAGCTTGTGCTGGgatgctgtgtgtgtggttttgcatGTCCTTTGCCGGAGATTGTTCTGACTTCCAGGTTGCCCTTCTGTGGGCCTAGTCATATAGATCATATATTCTGTGACTTCCCCCAGGTGATCAGTCTTGCTTGCACAGACATATTGACCAGCATCATGTTGGATTTTGCCCTCCACACCATCGCCATCCTGGCCCTCATCTTTCTCATCCTCCTCTCATACATGAAGATACTGAAAGTCATTGTTAAGATCAGTAGCTCGGAGGGGCGCCAGAAGGCTTTTTCCACCTGTGCCTCCCACCTCATTGTGGTCTTTACTTTTTTTGGAACGACTGGCTTCATGTACATGCACTTGACATGGATGGGATCGGGACGTTATGACAAGATCGTTGCAGTCATCTACGCcttttttatccctctcttcaaCCCCATCATCTATTCTCTGAGAAACAAAGAAATCAGAGATGTGATCAGAAAGACTGTTGGGTTCCCATGTGCCAGCAACATATGA